One Ricinus communis isolate WT05 ecotype wild-type chromosome 2, ASM1957865v1, whole genome shotgun sequence DNA segment encodes these proteins:
- the LOC8263064 gene encoding sugar transport protein 5, with amino-acid sequence MATGEVAAGGSDRLTLSGVITGIVAASSGLIFGYDIGISGGVTTMVPFLKEFFPNVLRKASEAKTDMYCVYNSQVLTAFTSSLYMAGFASSLLASRLIAALGRKNIIVLGGCSFLAGAAINGAATNITMLILGRMLLGFGVGFTNQATPVYLSEVAPAKWRGAFNTGFQFFIGTGVLIAGCINYASAKLSWGWRLCLGLAIVPATTMVIGGLIISDTPSSLVERGKIEKARKALIKIRGNDSNIDAELTDLTKNSDAAKASQEPFKTVFERQYRPHLVMAIAIPFFQQVTGINIIAFYAPVLFQSIGFGNDPALMAAIILGLVTLASIMVSTGVVDRFGRRFLFIVGGIQMFICQVAIALVLAATVGVSGTNPISRSYALLLLFLMCVYTAGFGWSWGPLSWLIPSEIFPVKLRPTGQSISVAVHFAVTFVLSQTFLAMLCHFRYGIFIFYAVWIAIMTIFIALFLLETKGIPMDSINGLWESHWYWRRFAQGKLPKNSK; translated from the exons ATGGCCACGGGAGAAGTTGCTGCTGGCGGGTCTGACAGGCTAACTTTGTCGGGGGTGATTACGGGCATAGTTGCTGCATCTAGTGGCCTCATTTTTGGCTATGACATTGGAATTTCAG GAGGTGTAACAACGATGGTACCATTTCTCAAGGAATTCTTCCCAAATGTATTAAGAAAGGCATCAGAAGCCAAAACAGATATGTATTGCGTATATAATAGCCAGGTTTTAACAGCATTCACGTCATCGCTCTACATGGCAGGGTTCGCGTCCTCCCTTTTAGCAAGCCGTCTTATTGCAGCATTGGGCCGCAAGAACATCATAGTGCTAGGTGGCTGCAGTTTCCTTGCTGGTGCTGCCATTAATGGTGCTGCTACCAATATCACCATGCTCATCCTTGGCCGCATGTTACTAGGTTTTGGAGTTGGCTTCACTAATCAG GCAACTCCTGTTTACCTGTCAGAGGTAGCACCAGCAAAATGGCGGGGTGCTTTCAACACAGGCTTCCAATTCTTTATCGGCACTGGGGTATTAATAGCTGGTTGCATAAACTATGCCTCTGCTAAGCTCAGCTGGGGCTGGCGTCTCTGCCTTGGCCTTGCCATTGTACCTGCAACTACAATGGTAATAGGTGGACTCATTATCTCGGACACTCCAAGCAGCCTGGTGGAACGTGGCAAAATTGAGAAAGCTCGAAAAGCGCTGATCAAGATCCGAGGAAATGACAGTAATATAGATGCTGAGCTTACTGATCTGACGAAGAACAGTGATGCAGCCAAAGCTTCTCAAGAACCTTTTAAGACCGTATTTGAAAGGCAGTATAGGCCTCACCTAGTGATGGCAATTGCTATACCTTTCTTCCAACAAGTAACGGGGATTAACATAATTGCATTTTATGCCCCTGTTCTTTTTCAATCAATTGGCTTTGGAAATGATCCAGCGTTAATGGCAGCTATAATACTTGGATTAGTGACTCTCGCTTCAATTATGGTATCCACTGGCGTAGTTGATCGGTTCGGTAGAAGATTCTTGTTCATAGTTGGAGGGATTCAGATGTTCATTTGTCAG GTTGCAATAGCCCTTGTGCTGGCTGCTACAGTAGGCGTTTCAGGCACCAACCCGATCTCCAGGAGCTACGCTTTATTATTACTGTTTTTAATGTGCGTCTATACTGCTGGTTTTGGTTGGTCATGGGGACCTCTAAGCTGGCTAATTCCAAGTGAAATATTCCCAGTGAAACTTCGACCTACAGGCCAGAGCATAAGTGTTGCCGTACATTTCGCCGTCACATTTGTTCTATCACAAACATTTTTGGCGATGCTATGCCACTTTAGATATGGGATATTCATCTTTTATGCTGTTTGGATAGCCATAATGACCATATTTATCGCACTTTTCTTGCTGGAGACGAAAGGAATTCCCATGGATTCAATTAATGGATTGTGGGAGAGTCACTGGTACTGGCGCCGGTTTGCTCAAGGGAAGCTGCCGAAAAACAGCAAATAA
- the LOC112533942 gene encoding MDIS1-interacting receptor like kinase 2-like — protein sequence MATSILKNKALFLISLVLFILLHSAFNIASDSAEQANSLLKWAATLHNQKYSNRSPWPLLPENSTNPNAKTSPCTWLGLSCNRGGSVVRINLTTSGLNGTLHELSFSAFPDLEFLDLSCNSLSSTIPLEITQLPKLIFLDLSSNQLSGVIPPDIGLLTNLNTLRLSANRLDGSIPSSVGNLTELAWLHLYDNRFSGSIPSEMGNLKNLVELFMDTNLLTGSIPSTFGSLTKLVQLFLYNNQLSGHIPQELGDLKSLTSLSLFGNNLSGPIPASLSGLTSLTILHLYQNQLSGTIPELGNLNSLSNLELSENKLTGSIPASLGNLSRLELLFLKNNQLSGPIPEQIANLSKLSLLQLQSNQLTGYLPQNICQSKVLQNFSVNDNRLEGPIPKSMRDCKSLVRLHLEGNQFIGNISEDFGVYPYLQFVDIRYNKFHGEISSKWGMCPHLSTLLISGNNISGIIPPEIGNAARLQGLDFSSNQLVGRIPKELGKLTSLLRVNLEDNQLSDGVPLEFGSLTDLESLDLSANRFNQSIPGNIENLVKLNYLNLSNNQFSQEIPIQLGKLVHLSKLDLSQNFLIGEIPSELSGMQSLEVLNLSRNNLSGFIPGDLKEMHGLSSIDISYNKLEGPVPDNKAFQNSSIEAFQGNKGLCGHVQGLQPCKPSSTEQGSSIKFHKRLFLVISLPLFGAFLILSFLGVLFFQSKRSKEALEAEKSSQESEEILLITSFDGKSMHDEIIEATDSLNDIYCIGKGGCGSVYKAKLSSGSTVAVKKLHQSHDAWKPYQKEFWSEIRALTEIKHRNIVKFYGFCSYSAYSFLVYECIEKGSLATILRDNEAAKELEWFKRASIIKGVANALSYMHHDCSPPIVHRDISSKNILLDSENEARVSDFGIARILNLDSSHRTALAGTFGYMAPELAYSIVVTEKCDVYSFGVLALEVINGKHPGEIISSISSSSSTRKMLLENIVDLRLPFPSPEVQVELVNILNLAFTCLNSNPQVRPTMEMICHML from the exons ATGGCCACATCtatcttgaaaaataaagcCCTGTTCCTTATTTCTCTTGTCCTGTTTATTCTGTTACATTCAGCGTTTAACATTGCTTCTGATTCTGCCGAACAAGCAAATTCTCTTCTGAAATGGGCCGCAACTCTTCATAACCAAAAATACTCCAACCGATCTCCATGGCCTCTCCTTCCTGAAAATTCCACCAATCCCAATGCAAAAACAAGCCCATGCACTTGGCTTGGACTTTCTTGCAACCGTGGAGGAAGTGTTGTTAGAATAAACCTTACTACTTCTGGTTTAAATGGTACGCTCCATGAACTGTCTTTCTCAGCTTTTCCTGATCTTGAATTTCTTGACCTCAGCTGTAACTCCCTCTCTAGCACAATCCCACTTGAAATCACTCAGCTGCCCaaactcatttttcttgatttgtcCTCTAATCAGCTGTCTGGCGTTATTCCACCAGACATTGGCCTCTTAACAAATCTTAACACCTTACGCCTTAGTGCTAATCGTTTGGATGGCTCAATCCCTTCTTCTGTGGGTAATTTGACTGAGTTGGCATGGTTGCATCTCTATGACAATCGATTTTCTGGTTCCATTCCTTCAGAAATGGGAAACTTGAAAAACTTAGTTGAACTTTTCATGGATACGAACCTTCTTACAGGTTCCATCCCTTCTACATTTGGGAGCTTGACAAAGCTAGTTCAGTTGTTTCTTTACAACAATCAACTTTCTGGTCATATTCCTCAAGAACTCGGAGACTTAAAGTCTCTAACCAGCCTAAGCCTTTTCGGAAACAATCTTTCTGGCCCGATTCCAGCATCACTAAGCGGTCTAACAAGTCTTACCATTCTTCATCTCTATCAAAATCAACTCTCTGGCACCATTCCTGAGTTAGGAAACTTGAactctctttctaatttagAGCTGAGTGAGAATAAACTTACTGGCTCTATTCCTGCTTCATTAGGTAATCTGAGCCggttagaattattatttctcaAAAACAACCAACTCTCAGGTCCAATTCCTGAACAAATAGCAAACCTATCAAAGCTGTCTCTACTTCAACTACAAAGCAACCAGTTGACAGGTTATTTGCCCCAAAACATCTGTCAAAGCAAAGTGCTTCAGAATTTTAGTGTCAATGACAACCGTCTCGAAGGTCCGATTCCCAAAAGCATGAGAGATTGCAAAAGCCTTGTCAGACTCCACCTAGAAGGAAACCAATTCATTGGAAATATATCTGAAGATTTCGGTGTCTATCCATACCTTcaatttgttgatataagataCAATAAATTCCACGGGGAAATATCATCTAAATGGGGAATGTGTCCTCATTTGAGCACTCTATTGATTTCAGGAAACAATATTAGTGGTATCATACCACCAGAGATTGGAAATGCAGCTCGGCTACAAGGGCTTGATTTCTCCTCCAATCAACTAGTTGGTAGGATTCCTAAGGAGTTGGGAAAGTTGACTTCTTTGTTGCGAGTGAATTTAGAAGACAATCAGCTGTCTGATGGTGTACCTTTAGAATTCGGATCATTGACTGATCTTGAGTCTCTGGACCTGTCCGCCAATagattcaatcaatcaattccaggAAACATTGAAAACTTAGTTAAACTAAACTATCTAAATTTGAGCAATAATCAGTTTAGCCAAGAAATTCCAATCCAGTTGGGGAAGTTAGTTCACTTGTCTAAGCTGGACTTGAGTCAGAACTTTCTCATAGGAGAGATACCATCAGAATTGAGCGGCATGCAAAGCCTGGAGGTGTTAAATCTCTCTCGCAATAATCTCTCTGGTTTTATACCAGGCGATTTAAAGGAAATGCACGGCTTGTCGTCAATCGACATATCGTACAACAAATTGGAAGGTCCCGTTCCTGACAATAAAGCATTTCAGAATTCTTCAATAGAAGCATTTCAAGGGAACAAAGGATTGTGTGGACATGTTCAAGGACTGCAACCTTGCAAACCTTCTTCGACAGAGCAAGGCAGCTCAATAAAATTCCATAAAAGGTTGTTTCTTGTCATTTCCCTTCCTCTTTTTGGAGCTTTCTTGATTCTCTCCTTCCTCggagttcttttctttcaatcaaagaggtcaaaggaagCTCTTGAAGCAGAAAAAAGCAGCCAAGAGAGCGAGGAAATACTTTTAATAACAAGTTTTGATGGTAAAAGTATGCATGATGAGATCATAGAAGCTACCGATAGTTTAAATGATATATACTGCATTGGAAAGGGAGGATGCGGCAGCGTGTACAAAGCCAAATTGTCATCAGGAAGCACAGTGGCCGTAAAGAAACTTCACCAGTCTCATGATGCTTGGAAGCCATACCAAAAGGAGTTCTGGAGCGAGATAAGGGCATTAACTGAAATAAAGCATAGAAacattgtaaaattttatggtTTCTGTTCATATTCAGCGTACTCATTTTTGGTCTATGAGTGCATCGAAAAAGGGAGCTTGGCCACAATTTTGCGCGACAATGAAGCAGCTAAAGAATTGGAATGGTTTAAGAGGGCAAGCATAATCAAAGGTGTTGCTAATGCCCTATCATATATGCATCATGATTGCTCACCACCGATTGTTCATCGAGATATATCAAGCAAAAACATATTGCTAGATTCTGAGAACGAAGCCCGTGTATCTGATTTCGGAATTGCTAGAATTCTGAATCTTGATTCATCCCATCGTACTGCCCTGGCAGGCACATTCGGATATATGGCTCCAG AGCTAGCTTACAGCATAGTCGTGACAGAGAAATGCGATGTATACAGCTTTGGGGTGCTAGCATTAGAAGTGATCAATGGAAAGCATCCAGGAGAAATCATATCTTCTATCTCCTCTTCCTCCTCAACCAGGAAGATGCTACTGGAAAATATTGTAGACCTGAGGCTTCCATTTCCTTCACCAGAAGTTCAAGTTGAATTGGTAAACATATTGAACCTTGCATTTACATGCCTGAACTCCAATCCACAAGTTCGACCGACCATGGAAATGATTTGTCATATGTTATAA